A region from the Thauera humireducens genome encodes:
- a CDS encoding cyd operon YbgE family protein, which translates to MMNTKLAGPAAAPTGGIRLLPLLAAIVIMLGITAWPATLSGPQGGADHWAAMALFWAMSAGFVRGVGFVPRHRAWRLLFSGGACLLGIALAAARMALLNSPQ; encoded by the coding sequence ATGATGAACACGAAGCTCGCCGGCCCGGCCGCCGCGCCGACCGGTGGCATCCGACTGCTGCCGCTGCTGGCCGCCATCGTGATCATGCTCGGCATCACCGCCTGGCCCGCCACCCTCTCCGGTCCGCAGGGCGGTGCGGACCACTGGGCCGCCATGGCGCTGTTCTGGGCCATGAGCGCGGGCTTCGTGCGCGGCGTCGGCTTCGTGCCGCGGCACCGGGCCTGGCGCCTGCTGTTCTCGGGGGGCGCCTGCCTGCTGGGCATTGCCCTGGCAGCAGCGCGCATGGCCCTGCTGAACAGCCCGCAATAG